A stretch of Microscilla marina ATCC 23134 DNA encodes these proteins:
- a CDS encoding DUF1987 domain-containing protein has translation MHLFIPQGDFSPAIYWDYTIIRLDIRGESTMENPQDFYAHLIDLLQPSLAANPCKKLELNLDLSYLNTGSQKSLYELFEFFIDQGLDAYINWWVDDAEDDYELQAIGDYTCDFPAFRVRVLQRA, from the coding sequence ATGCATTTATTTATTCCTCAAGGCGACTTTAGCCCAGCTATTTATTGGGACTACACTATCATTAGGCTAGACATCAGGGGAGAGTCTACTATGGAAAACCCTCAGGATTTTTATGCCCATCTGATTGATTTGCTCCAGCCATCTTTGGCGGCAAACCCTTGTAAAAAACTGGAGCTCAACCTGGACTTATCGTACCTCAATACCGGCTCTCAAAAGTCTTTGTATGAGCTCTTCGAATTCTTCATAGATCAAGGGCTGGATGCCTACATCAATTGGTGGGTAGACGACGCTGAAGACGATTACGAACTACAGGCCATTGGTGATTATACCTGTGATTTTCCTGCTTTTCGGGTGAGGGTGCTCCAGCGGGCTTGA